In Paraburkholderia phenazinium, the following are encoded in one genomic region:
- the aqpZ gene encoding aquaporin Z, with product MQLSKRLAAELFGTFWLVLGGCGSAVLAANFAGPVHGLGIGFVGVSFAFGLTVLTMAYAIGHISGCHLNPAVSVGLTVAGRFPARDLVPYIVAQVVGAVLGALVLSLIATGKPGFDLVASGFASNGYGDRSPGHYSLMAAFVCEVVMTAVFLFVILGSTDKRAPAGFAPIAIGLCLTLIHLISIPVTNTSVNPARSTGPALFVGGAAVDQLWLFWVAPILGAVIAGFLYPAIAENRATGNSRAALAD from the coding sequence ATGCAGTTGTCAAAGCGCCTCGCGGCCGAGTTGTTCGGCACCTTCTGGCTTGTCCTCGGGGGCTGCGGCAGCGCCGTCCTCGCCGCTAATTTCGCCGGCCCGGTACACGGGCTGGGGATCGGCTTCGTGGGCGTTTCGTTCGCGTTCGGCCTGACGGTGCTGACCATGGCGTATGCCATCGGCCACATTTCGGGCTGCCACCTGAATCCGGCGGTGAGCGTCGGCTTGACCGTGGCCGGCCGGTTCCCGGCGCGCGACCTCGTGCCGTATATCGTCGCGCAGGTGGTGGGCGCGGTGCTCGGCGCGCTGGTGCTGTCCCTGATCGCCACCGGCAAGCCGGGCTTCGACCTGGTGGCAAGCGGCTTCGCCAGCAACGGCTACGGCGACCGCTCGCCGGGCCACTACTCGCTGATGGCCGCGTTCGTCTGCGAAGTGGTGATGACCGCCGTCTTCCTGTTCGTGATTCTGGGCTCGACCGACAAGCGCGCGCCGGCCGGCTTCGCGCCCATCGCCATCGGCCTGTGCCTGACGCTGATCCACCTGATCTCGATTCCGGTCACCAACACCTCGGTCAATCCAGCGCGGTCGACGGGACCGGCACTGTTCGTCGGCGGCGCGGCGGTGGACCAGCTCTGGCTGTTCTGGGTGGCGCCCATCCTCGGCGCGGTCATTGCCGGCTTCCTGTACCCGGCCATCGCGGAAAATCGCGCAACCGGCAACTCGCGCGCGGCGCTGGCCGATTGA
- a CDS encoding H-NS histone family protein codes for MSQYAELKAQIARLQAQADEARRTELGNVIEEIRGKIAEYGLTAQDLGFAVAARRGRPPKKAPLPPRYQDPKSGNTWSGRGKPPKWIAGKNRERFLIEQV; via the coding sequence ATGTCGCAATATGCAGAGCTTAAGGCGCAGATCGCCAGATTGCAGGCGCAGGCGGACGAAGCGCGGCGTACCGAACTCGGCAATGTGATCGAGGAGATTCGCGGCAAGATCGCCGAATACGGCTTGACGGCCCAGGACCTGGGCTTTGCCGTCGCGGCGCGGCGCGGCCGCCCGCCCAAGAAGGCGCCGCTGCCGCCGCGGTACCAGGATCCGAAGTCGGGCAACACGTGGAGTGGGCGCGGCAAGCCGCCCAAGTGGATTGCCGGCAAGAATCGCGAGCGCTTTCTGATCGAGCAGGTTTAG
- a CDS encoding glycosyltransferase family 4 protein has product MRIAQIAPLYEAVPPKFYGGTERVVSYLTEALVELGHDVTLFASGDSVTSAKLEAAWPRALRLDPTVRDAMAPHVLLMERVRSIAHEFDVLHFHLDYLPFPLFSTLDTPFVTTLHGRLDLPELQPIFDTFSQAPVVSISDSQRLPLKQANWLNTIYHGLPAQLLTPQPHKKPEYLAFLGRICPEKRVDTAIKIAAQSGLPLKIAAKVDKVDQEYFKTEIEPLLSQAHVEFVGEINEAQKPEFLSGAKALLFPIDWSEPFGLVMIESMACGTPVIAFNRGSVPEVIDHGVTGFVVEDVQGAVAALQRLDELSRTDIRAQFERRFSAKTMAQNYLDGYTALIEAERRPLLRRVAVG; this is encoded by the coding sequence ATGCGAATCGCACAAATCGCGCCTTTATACGAAGCTGTTCCGCCGAAGTTCTACGGCGGCACCGAACGTGTCGTGTCCTACCTGACCGAAGCGCTGGTCGAGCTCGGCCACGATGTGACACTGTTTGCGAGCGGCGATTCGGTCACCTCCGCCAAGCTCGAAGCGGCCTGGCCGCGCGCGCTGCGCCTCGACCCGACGGTGCGCGACGCCATGGCGCCGCACGTCCTGCTGATGGAGCGGGTGCGCAGCATCGCTCACGAATTCGACGTGCTGCACTTCCACCTCGACTATCTGCCGTTCCCGCTGTTCTCGACGCTCGACACGCCGTTCGTCACGACGCTGCACGGCCGTCTGGACCTGCCCGAGCTGCAGCCGATCTTCGACACCTTCTCGCAAGCGCCGGTGGTGTCGATCTCCGATTCGCAGCGCCTGCCGCTCAAACAGGCGAACTGGCTCAACACGATTTATCACGGCCTGCCGGCGCAACTGCTCACGCCGCAGCCGCACAAGAAGCCCGAATATCTGGCGTTCCTCGGCCGTATCTGTCCGGAGAAGCGCGTCGATACAGCTATCAAGATCGCTGCACAAAGCGGTTTGCCGCTGAAGATCGCCGCCAAGGTGGACAAGGTCGACCAGGAATACTTCAAGACGGAGATCGAGCCGCTGCTGTCGCAGGCGCACGTCGAATTCGTCGGCGAGATCAACGAAGCGCAGAAGCCGGAGTTCCTGTCGGGCGCCAAGGCGCTGCTCTTTCCGATCGACTGGTCCGAACCGTTCGGGCTGGTGATGATCGAATCGATGGCGTGCGGCACGCCCGTGATCGCCTTTAACCGCGGCTCGGTACCCGAGGTGATCGATCACGGCGTGACGGGCTTTGTCGTGGAAGACGTGCAAGGCGCCGTGGCCGCCCTGCAACGGCTGGACGAGTTGTCGCGTACGGATATCCGCGCCCAGTTCGAGCGCCGCTTTAGCGCGAAGACCATGGCGCAAAACTATCTGGACGGCTATACCGCGCTTATCGAAGCGGAACGCCGCCCGCTGTTGCGCCGTGTCGCAGTGGGTTGA
- the flhD gene encoding flagellar transcriptional regulator FlhD — protein sequence MSTTSDMLNEIREVNLSYLLLAQRLLREDKPMGMFRMGISDQLADVIANLSLAQTVKLAASSQVLCRFRFDDHAVLSTLADKGKTSAISQAHSAILMASQPVEQIG from the coding sequence ATGAGCACCACAAGTGACATGCTCAATGAGATAAGGGAAGTGAATCTTTCTTATCTCCTGCTCGCTCAGCGTCTGCTGCGTGAAGACAAACCTATGGGCATGTTCCGCATGGGCATTTCGGATCAGTTGGCCGACGTCATTGCCAATCTGTCTCTGGCGCAGACCGTCAAGCTGGCCGCATCCAGCCAGGTGCTATGCCGCTTCCGCTTCGATGACCACGCTGTCCTGTCCACGCTTGCGGACAAGGGCAAGACCAGCGCCATTTCTCAGGCGCATTCCGCGATCCTGATGGCTAGCCAGCCCGTCGAGCAGATCGGCTGA
- the flhC gene encoding flagellar transcriptional regulator FlhC, protein MATKSVILEVREITLAIELIELGARLQLLEAETSLSRDRLIKLYKELKGVSPPKGMLPFSTDWFMTWQPNFHSSLFYNIYRFMADHGGCETIQSIVKSYRLYQEHVKLHDDEPVLSLTRAWTLVRFFDSGMLQMTPCCRCGGHFVAHAHDPQHAFVCGLCQPPSRAGKTKKVAEAKVRASQLAELEL, encoded by the coding sequence ATGGCCACTAAAAGCGTAATTCTCGAAGTCAGGGAAATCACCCTGGCGATCGAACTGATCGAACTCGGCGCGCGCCTGCAATTGCTCGAGGCCGAGACGAGCCTGTCGCGCGACCGGCTGATCAAGCTGTACAAGGAATTGAAGGGGGTCTCGCCGCCCAAGGGCATGCTGCCGTTCTCGACGGACTGGTTCATGACCTGGCAGCCGAATTTCCATTCCTCGCTGTTCTACAACATCTACCGCTTCATGGCCGACCACGGCGGCTGCGAGACGATCCAGTCGATCGTCAAGAGCTACCGGCTCTACCAGGAACACGTCAAGCTGCACGACGACGAACCGGTGCTCAGCCTGACCCGGGCGTGGACCCTCGTGCGCTTTTTCGACTCCGGCATGCTGCAGATGACGCCGTGCTGCCGCTGCGGCGGCCACTTCGTCGCGCATGCGCACGACCCGCAGCACGCCTTTGTCTGCGGACTGTGCCAGCCGCCCTCCCGCGCCGGTAAGACAAAGAAAGTTGCCGAAGCGAAGGTGCGCGCGAGCCAGCTCGCCGAACTGGAGCTTTGA
- the motA gene encoding flagellar motor stator protein MotA, with protein MLIFVGTLVTLLSVFGGYALEGGHLGALLQPVELLMIGGAGVGAFVLGNGMKTIKATLGVLPTLFKGSKYNKDVYMELMALLYVLLAKARKEGTLTLEADIDDPSKSPIFTQYPKILADKHIIEFLTDYLRLMVGGNMNAFEIESLMDEEIETHHTEGEAPAHALAKVGDAMPAFGIVAAVMGVVHTMASADKPPAVLGEMIAQALVGTFLGILLSYGLIGPLSSVAEQRVAESTKMFQCIKVTILASLNGYAPAIAVEFGRKVLFSTERPSFSELEEHVRRVKAK; from the coding sequence GTGCTGATTTTCGTGGGAACACTCGTGACGCTGTTGTCCGTTTTCGGCGGTTATGCGCTGGAAGGCGGTCATTTGGGCGCGCTGCTTCAGCCAGTCGAATTGCTGATGATCGGGGGCGCCGGCGTCGGCGCGTTCGTTCTCGGCAACGGGATGAAAACCATCAAGGCGACGCTGGGCGTGCTTCCGACCCTGTTCAAGGGGTCTAAATACAACAAGGATGTCTACATGGAGCTGATGGCGCTCCTGTACGTCCTGCTGGCCAAGGCGCGCAAGGAAGGCACGCTGACGCTCGAAGCCGACATCGACGATCCGTCGAAGAGCCCGATCTTCACCCAGTATCCGAAGATCCTCGCCGACAAACACATCATCGAGTTTCTGACCGACTACCTGCGTCTGATGGTCGGCGGCAACATGAACGCTTTCGAAATCGAAAGCCTGATGGACGAGGAAATCGAAACCCATCACACCGAGGGCGAAGCCCCGGCGCATGCGCTCGCCAAGGTCGGCGACGCGATGCCGGCGTTCGGCATCGTGGCGGCGGTGATGGGCGTGGTGCATACCATGGCCTCCGCCGACAAGCCGCCTGCGGTGCTCGGCGAGATGATCGCCCAGGCGCTGGTCGGCACCTTCCTCGGCATTCTGCTTTCGTATGGTCTGATCGGGCCGCTCTCGAGCGTCGCGGAACAGCGCGTCGCCGAGTCGACCAAGATGTTCCAGTGCATCAAGGTGACGATCCTCGCGAGCCTGAATGGCTATGCGCCCGCGATCGCCGTCGAATTCGGCCGCAAGGTGCTCTTCTCGACTGAACGCCCGTCGTTCAGCGAGCTGGAAGAGCACGTGCGCCGGGTGAAAGCCAAGTAA
- the motB gene encoding flagellar motor protein MotB: protein MSKDKDRAIVVKRAAPKKAGHHGGAWKLAYADFMTAMMAFFLLMWLLSSATTVQLRGIADYFNQPLKITLWGGDRSAEDSSILKGGGRDISTDQQGITRQSDGSMNRAERTAAHNDEDAVKQMQGELERQEQVRLHDLQIKLMAAIEANPVLRQFKQQIRIDSTLTGLRIEIVDSQKRPMFDTASDEVQPYMRDILREIGHTLNDVPNRIIVQGHTDAVQYAGGEKGYSNWELSADRANASRRELIAGGMDESKVMRVIGMASSQNLNKTDPLDPENRRISILVLNKKSEDAMMHDDSTTTTLSDDAAGSAQQPLLQQIAQPVTVAPKAPGVAPK from the coding sequence ATGAGCAAGGACAAAGACCGCGCGATTGTCGTCAAGCGCGCCGCGCCGAAGAAGGCGGGCCATCACGGCGGAGCGTGGAAGCTCGCCTACGCGGACTTCATGACCGCGATGATGGCGTTCTTCCTGCTGATGTGGCTGCTCAGCTCGGCGACCACCGTGCAGTTGCGCGGCATTGCCGACTACTTCAACCAGCCGCTGAAGATCACGCTGTGGGGCGGCGACCGCAGCGCCGAGGATTCGAGCATCCTGAAGGGCGGCGGACGCGATATCTCGACGGATCAGCAGGGCATCACGCGCCAGAGCGACGGTTCGATGAATCGCGCCGAGCGTACCGCCGCGCACAACGACGAAGACGCCGTGAAGCAGATGCAAGGCGAGCTCGAGCGCCAGGAACAGGTCCGCCTGCACGACCTGCAGATCAAGCTGATGGCCGCGATCGAAGCGAACCCGGTCCTGCGCCAGTTCAAGCAGCAGATCCGCATCGATTCGACCTTGACGGGGCTGCGCATCGAGATCGTGGACTCGCAGAAGCGGCCCATGTTCGACACCGCCAGCGACGAGGTCCAGCCGTACATGCGCGACATCCTGCGCGAAATCGGTCACACGCTGAACGACGTGCCGAACCGCATCATCGTGCAAGGCCACACCGACGCCGTGCAGTACGCCGGCGGCGAAAAGGGTTACAGCAACTGGGAGCTGTCGGCAGACCGCGCGAACGCGTCGCGCCGCGAGCTGATTGCGGGCGGCATGGACGAATCGAAGGTGATGCGCGTGATCGGCATGGCGTCGTCGCAGAACCTGAACAAGACCGATCCGCTCGACCCGGAGAACCGTCGTATCAGCATTCTCGTCCTGAACAAGAAGTCGGAGGACGCGATGATGCACGACGATTCGACCACGACGACCTTGTCGGACGACGCAGCGGGCTCGGCACAACAGCCGCTGCTGCAGCAAATTGCGCAACCGGTGACGGTTGCTCCAAAGGCGCCCGGCGTGGCGCCGAAGTGA
- a CDS encoding response regulator: MIRHILAIDDSAAMRQILSATLTTAGYQVTLAADGEEGLENALATPFDLVLTDQHMPGKTGLDLIAALRGNPAYQVTPILVLTTESGEPFKAAARAAGATGWIEKPLDPDMLTELVAALAESGNA; this comes from the coding sequence ATGATCAGGCACATTCTGGCAATCGACGACTCGGCAGCGATGCGGCAGATTCTCTCCGCGACGCTGACGACAGCCGGCTATCAGGTGACGCTCGCGGCCGACGGCGAAGAGGGTCTGGAGAATGCGCTGGCGACGCCGTTCGACCTCGTGCTGACGGATCAGCATATGCCGGGCAAGACCGGTCTCGATCTGATCGCGGCGCTGCGCGGCAACCCGGCCTATCAGGTGACGCCAATCCTCGTCCTCACGACGGAATCCGGCGAACCCTTCAAGGCGGCGGCGCGAGCGGCGGGGGCGACGGGCTGGATCGAAAAGCCGCTCGACCCCGACATGCTGACCGAACTGGTCGCAGCGCTGGCCGAGTCAGGTAACGCCTGA
- the cheA gene encoding chemotaxis protein CheA: MTLDITQFYQTFFDEADELLAQMEQLLLNLDIGHPDPEDLAAIFRAAHSIKGGAATFGFTALTETTHILESLLDRARNNELVLRKDMIDTFLETKDVLSGQLADYRASAEPDAAVAKAICAKLDQLYKESLGQPAAATPAPVEASAPAPAASAADEGHPPEHVVQQAVEAAGELAGNEPAQTGAATSGTAGAEGGPHLKITLRGVGEKDQELLAEELGNLGHIVGQVKAGGDLTLWLQTDVTSDDIIAVCCFVIDDSQILIGRGTAPADESQQGEPGTPAAAEHAPAPAPAPAPAPVAAPQASVAAPSHELFSAPAATPAPPPAPAPTAVAPAPAPAAAPAAAGGENDRKARPAAAGAAEGSSIRVGVEKVDQLINLVGELVITQAMLAETTSTFDPALHDRLFNGMAQLERNARDLQEAVMSIRMMPMDYVFSRFPRLVRDLAAKLGKEVELVTFGQATELDKSLIERIIDPLTHLVRNSLDHGIETVEARRAAGKDSTGQLVLSAAHHGGNIVIEVSDDGAGLRRDKILAKAAKQGMQVSESMTDDEVWNLIFLPGFSTAEQVTDVSGRGVGMDVVKRNIQSMGGHVEISSQAGKGSTTRIVLPLTLAILDGMSVKVGNEIFILPLNFVMESLQPQAEDIYTVANGERVVRVRGEYLPLVALHEVFSVEDAKSEPTQGIVTIMQTEGRRFAMLIDELVGQQQVVVKNLETNYRKVHGISAATILGDGSVALIVDVAALNRETRNAHGAMSLA; encoded by the coding sequence ATGACACTCGACATCACTCAGTTCTATCAGACGTTCTTCGACGAAGCGGACGAACTGCTCGCGCAGATGGAGCAGTTGCTGCTCAATCTGGACATCGGCCATCCCGATCCGGAAGACCTCGCGGCCATTTTCCGCGCGGCCCACTCGATCAAGGGCGGTGCGGCGACGTTCGGTTTCACCGCGCTGACCGAAACGACCCACATTCTCGAATCGCTGCTCGATCGCGCGCGCAATAACGAACTCGTGCTGCGCAAGGACATGATCGACACGTTCCTCGAAACCAAGGACGTACTGTCCGGCCAGCTCGCGGACTACCGCGCGAGCGCCGAGCCGGATGCGGCTGTGGCGAAGGCGATTTGCGCCAAGCTCGACCAGCTCTATAAGGAAAGCCTGGGACAACCGGCTGCCGCCACACCGGCTCCGGTCGAAGCCAGCGCACCGGCGCCGGCCGCGTCCGCCGCCGACGAAGGACATCCGCCCGAACACGTCGTGCAGCAGGCTGTCGAGGCTGCCGGCGAACTGGCGGGCAACGAACCGGCACAGACCGGCGCAGCAACAAGCGGGACCGCCGGCGCAGAGGGCGGCCCGCATCTGAAAATCACGCTACGGGGTGTAGGTGAGAAGGACCAGGAACTGCTGGCCGAAGAGCTCGGCAACCTGGGGCATATCGTTGGGCAGGTCAAGGCAGGCGGCGATCTGACGCTGTGGCTGCAGACCGATGTCACGTCCGACGACATTATCGCCGTGTGCTGTTTCGTGATCGACGACAGTCAGATCCTGATCGGCCGCGGCACCGCACCGGCGGATGAATCGCAGCAAGGCGAACCTGGAACGCCTGCCGCTGCGGAGCATGCTCCGGCGCCTGCACCGGCACCGGCCCCCGCGCCGGTTGCCGCGCCGCAGGCAAGCGTTGCAGCACCGTCGCACGAACTGTTCAGCGCGCCGGCGGCCACGCCGGCGCCGCCGCCTGCTCCCGCGCCCACGGCCGTTGCACCGGCGCCGGCGCCCGCCGCAGCGCCGGCCGCGGCCGGCGGCGAGAACGACCGCAAGGCGCGCCCGGCTGCGGCCGGTGCGGCCGAAGGCAGTTCGATCCGCGTCGGCGTCGAGAAGGTCGATCAGCTGATCAACCTCGTCGGCGAACTGGTGATCACGCAGGCCATGCTGGCCGAGACCACCAGCACCTTCGATCCGGCCTTGCACGACCGCCTTTTCAACGGCATGGCGCAACTGGAGCGCAATGCCCGCGATCTGCAGGAAGCGGTGATGTCGATCCGCATGATGCCGATGGATTACGTCTTCAGCCGCTTCCCGCGTCTGGTGCGCGATCTGGCGGCGAAGCTCGGCAAGGAGGTCGAACTGGTCACCTTCGGTCAGGCGACCGAACTCGACAAGAGCCTCATCGAGCGGATCATCGACCCGCTCACCCACCTCGTACGCAACTCGCTCGACCACGGTATCGAAACCGTGGAAGCGCGCCGCGCCGCAGGCAAGGATTCGACCGGCCAGCTGGTGCTGTCGGCAGCGCATCACGGCGGCAACATCGTCATCGAAGTGAGCGACGACGGCGCCGGTCTGCGCCGCGACAAGATTCTCGCGAAGGCGGCCAAGCAGGGCATGCAGGTCAGCGAAAGCATGACCGACGACGAGGTCTGGAACCTGATCTTCCTGCCGGGCTTCTCGACCGCCGAGCAGGTGACCGACGTGTCGGGCCGCGGCGTCGGCATGGATGTGGTGAAGCGCAACATCCAGTCGATGGGCGGCCACGTCGAAATCAGCTCGCAGGCAGGCAAGGGCAGCACCACGCGCATCGTCTTGCCGCTCACGCTGGCGATTCTCGACGGCATGTCGGTGAAGGTCGGCAACGAAATCTTCATTCTGCCGCTGAACTTCGTGATGGAGTCGCTGCAGCCGCAAGCCGAAGACATCTACACGGTGGCCAACGGCGAGCGGGTGGTGCGGGTGCGCGGCGAATACTTGCCGCTCGTCGCGCTGCATGAAGTGTTCTCGGTGGAGGACGCCAAGTCGGAACCGACCCAGGGCATCGTCACCATCATGCAGACCGAAGGACGGCGCTTCGCCATGCTGATCGACGAACTGGTCGGCCAGCAGCAGGTGGTCGTGAAGAATCTGGAAACGAATTACCGCAAGGTGCACGGCATTTCCGCCGCGACCATCCTCGGCGACGGCAGTGTCGCGCTGATCGTGGACGTGGCGGCGCTGAACCGCGAGACGCGCAATGCGCACGGCGCAATGAGCCTCGCTTAA
- the cheW gene encoding chemotaxis protein CheW — protein MAEVQSINSSVGRRDALQADAGGQEFLVFTLGAEEYGIDILKVQEIRGYDSVTRIANAPDFIKGVINLRGIIVPIVDMRIKFHLGRVEYDHQTVVIILNVAHRVVGMVVDGVSDVLTLQMDQIMPAPEFGATLTTEYLTGLGTVDGRMLILMDIEKLMTSREMALIESLGG, from the coding sequence GTGGCAGAAGTCCAATCCATCAATTCGAGCGTCGGCCGCCGCGATGCGCTGCAGGCAGATGCCGGCGGTCAGGAATTTCTCGTCTTCACGCTCGGCGCGGAAGAGTACGGCATCGACATTCTCAAGGTGCAGGAAATCCGCGGCTACGACAGCGTGACGCGCATCGCCAACGCACCGGATTTCATCAAGGGCGTGATCAATCTGCGCGGCATCATCGTGCCGATCGTGGACATGCGCATCAAGTTTCATCTGGGCCGGGTCGAGTACGACCACCAGACCGTCGTGATCATCCTGAACGTCGCGCATCGCGTGGTCGGCATGGTGGTGGACGGCGTGTCGGACGTGCTGACGCTGCAGATGGACCAGATCATGCCGGCGCCGGAATTCGGCGCCACGCTCACCACCGAGTACCTGACGGGTCTCGGCACGGTCGACGGCCGCATGCTGATCCTGATGGACATCGAAAAGCTGATGACCAGCCGCGAAATGGCGCTGATCGAGTCGCTCGGCGGCTAA
- a CDS encoding methyl-accepting chemotaxis protein, producing the protein MLSRWSIRTSLTMVGIVLAALTIVVGALGLTALNRASQSLDGIARGDLVAIHALDDASAYLLRSRVAIDRYNTLIAAGKADEAKTVLDRGQELLGKGNESWQTFVDAPKAGIDQALLDDLLARRATVMNDGVNPEFAALHAGDSAAFHAIADTKISPLFIAYDTSASAVVKALQQRAADQQTAAQSNVTLMTSLIVAVGVFALVMVVLIRFALRGLIVQPLNDATECFERIAAGDLTHPVNVFSTNEIGRLFRSIKQMQDSLSTMVKAVHTSTESIDTGAREISMGNTDLSQRTEQQAASLQQTASSMEQLTGTVRQNAENARQASQLAVNASDIATRGGDVVGQVVHTMQDIATSSNKVVDIIGVIEGIAFQTNILALNAAVEAARAGEQGRGFAVVAGEVRSLAQRSASAAKEIKELIGDSVDKVQSGSVLVGRAGTTMEEIVQAVRRVTDIMGEISAASEEQSTGIEQVNRAVVQMDEVTQQNAALVEEAAAAAASLEEQTRQLQTVVGGWRVEGGQRAAPVSASATRGSTSAARSKSVSRASTAAAPKAAATPANAAAHAAAQPAAHAAAPAAPKQDAARTAAPARTEPALKPRSSAGAEPTVRPAAAGAAAVGSDADWETF; encoded by the coding sequence ATGCTAAGCAGGTGGTCGATTCGTACATCGTTGACCATGGTCGGGATCGTGCTGGCCGCGCTGACGATCGTGGTCGGCGCACTCGGCCTCACCGCGCTCAATCGCGCCAGCCAGTCGCTCGACGGGATTGCACGCGGCGATCTGGTGGCCATTCATGCGCTCGACGATGCGTCGGCGTACCTGTTGCGCTCGCGCGTCGCCATCGACCGGTACAACACGCTGATCGCCGCCGGCAAGGCCGACGAAGCGAAGACGGTGCTGGACCGGGGGCAGGAACTGCTCGGCAAGGGTAACGAGAGCTGGCAGACGTTTGTGGATGCGCCGAAGGCCGGCATCGACCAGGCTCTGCTCGACGATCTGTTGGCGCGCCGCGCGACGGTGATGAACGACGGCGTCAATCCGGAATTCGCGGCGCTGCACGCGGGCGACTCAGCCGCTTTTCACGCGATTGCCGACACTAAGATTAGCCCGCTCTTCATTGCCTACGACACGTCCGCTTCGGCGGTGGTGAAGGCCTTGCAGCAGCGCGCGGCCGATCAGCAGACGGCGGCGCAGTCGAACGTCACGCTGATGACCTCGCTGATCGTCGCGGTGGGCGTGTTCGCGCTGGTGATGGTGGTGCTGATCCGCTTCGCGCTGCGCGGCCTGATCGTGCAGCCGCTCAACGACGCCACCGAATGCTTCGAGCGGATCGCCGCGGGCGACCTGACGCATCCGGTGAACGTGTTCAGCACCAACGAAATCGGTCGCCTGTTCCGCAGCATCAAACAGATGCAGGACAGCCTCTCGACGATGGTGAAAGCGGTCCACACCAGCACCGAATCGATCGACACCGGCGCACGCGAGATCTCGATGGGCAACACCGATCTGTCGCAGCGTACCGAGCAGCAGGCCGCTTCGCTGCAGCAGACCGCCTCGAGCATGGAGCAACTGACCGGCACCGTGCGGCAGAACGCCGAGAACGCGCGCCAGGCGAGCCAGCTCGCGGTCAACGCGTCGGACATCGCCACGCGCGGCGGCGACGTGGTGGGCCAGGTCGTGCATACGATGCAGGACATCGCCACAAGCTCGAACAAGGTGGTGGACATCATCGGCGTGATCGAAGGCATCGCGTTCCAGACCAACATCCTCGCGCTGAATGCGGCGGTGGAAGCGGCGCGCGCCGGCGAACAGGGCCGCGGCTTTGCGGTGGTGGCCGGCGAAGTGCGCAGTCTCGCGCAGCGCAGCGCCAGTGCGGCGAAGGAAATCAAGGAGCTGATCGGCGACTCGGTGGACAAGGTGCAAAGCGGCTCGGTGCTGGTGGGCCGGGCAGGCACGACGATGGAAGAGATCGTCCAGGCCGTGCGCCGCGTGACCGACATCATGGGTGAGATCAGCGCGGCCTCGGAAGAGCAGTCGACCGGCATCGAACAGGTCAACCGCGCCGTGGTGCAGATGGACGAAGTCACGCAGCAGAATGCGGCGCTCGTCGAAGAAGCGGCCGCCGCGGCGGCTTCGCTCGAAGAGCAGACGCGTCAGTTGCAAACGGTGGTGGGCGGCTGGCGCGTGGAAGGCGGTCAGCGTGCGGCTCCGGTTTCGGCTTCTGCTACGCGCGGCAGCACGTCTGCGGCGCGCAGCAAGAGCGTGTCGCGTGCATCCACTGCGGCGGCGCCGAAAGCAGCAGCTACGCCGGCAAATGCAGCGGCCCATGCAGCGGCTCAACCCGCGGCCCATGCGGCAGCACCGGCTGCGCCGAAACAGGACGCAGCACGTACGGCCGCGCCGGCGCGCACCGAACCGGCGCTCAAACCCAGATCGTCGGCCGGCGCCGAACCGACCGTGCGCCCGGCTGCGGCAGGCGCAGCGGCGGTCGGCTCGGACGCGGACTGGGAAACGTTTTAA